The window TCTGAGTCTTCAACTGGCCGATGAGCTCTTCATTAACTTCAATAAGTTCCCATGGCCTTCCGACATCAATCCAGTCCTTGTCGGTCTTATGGCCGATTACCTTTTTGCCTTCTGCAATCTGCATGCTTACGGAATCCGTGATTTCGTATTCGCCCCTTTCGGACAGTTCCGTCTTTTCAATCTTTTCGAAAATATCCTTGTTAAAGACGTAAAGACCCGTGTTAACCAGATTGCTTGGGGCTTCTTCAATGCTAGGCTTTTCAACGATATTTTTGATATTTCCGTCCTCTATTTCAACAACACCAAAGGCTGAAGGGTTTTCAACTTCGGTTAAAACCATTAATGTGTCAGGCTTTAAATCATTGTATTTGTCGATGATTTCGTGAATGATTTCCTCATCGAGAATGATATCTCCATTTAAAACCAAAATGCTGTCTTCAGTAAAATCTTCACCATATGAAATGGCGTTGGCTGTTCCGAGGAAATCCTTTTGAGTCTTGTAGGAGATTTTTACTCCGAACTTGGAACCGTCACCGAAATATTCCCTGACGATTTCTTCCTTGTATCTTACAATCAGCAGGATATCCTTAATGCCATTGCTTTTTAATGCTTCGATGTTGTATTGAATAATCGGTTTGCCGGCGACAGGCAGCATTGTTTTAGGCTTTGTCAGTGTTAACGGCCTCATCCTTGAGCCTTCACCAGCGCTTAGAATTATTGCTTTCAATTTTATTACCCCATATCAATTAAAAAATTATTGTAAAATAATATGTTTTTTCTAATATATTAATTTAATAAGATATTTTTCAAATAAGTACTTTTAAATATTAGTATCAATACAATTAAAATTATATTGGCAATGCTAATAAAAAAATTAAGGAGATAATAAAATGACTATATATGTTTGTTTACATTGTGAATACAGATTTGATTCAGAAAAAGGAGACCCAGCATACAACATTCCTGCTGGAGCAACACCTGCTGACATGCCTGAAGGCTGGGTATGCCCAGAATGCGCAGCATTAGGTATTGAAGCATTTATCGCAGAAGAAGAATAATTAATCTTCTTCTAATCTTTTATTTTTTCCTTAACTTTTTAAACACCACTCTAATTGCATTTTCATTTTGAGAAAAAATAGAAAACATCTTAAGTTTGTTTTAATAATCGCTTTAAAATGCGGTTAAAGGGCATCCAGTTCCTCATACGTAACTTCCATACCCATCATCTTGTAAAGAGCATAGATTCTATCAATACCTGACAGAATATTAGGATCCCTTTCCTGCTCACGCATTATCCGGTAAAATTCCGGATCAGTAATCCTTTTTCTACAGCAATATTCAGCAACTTGGATATTTGGTTTGGTTTTCATATTTACATACCTCAGTTTTGGTTAATTAATTCATATAAAGACTAATTACTTAAAATAAAAAAGATGAAAAAACATCTTCAAATATTATTCAATAACACATTGATTAATCAAAGCTTTTTACACGATATAAGTTCAATAGAACCAAATCATATGTTAAGAAAAATCAATGAAAAATATGGTTAAAGGGCATCCAGTTCCTCATAAGTAGCTTCCATACCCATCATTCGGTACAAAGCATAAATAGCCGCAGTACCGGACAAAATATTAGGATCCCTTTCCTGCTCACGAGCTATCCTAAAAACTTCAGGATCAGTAATCCTTTTTCTACCACCATATTCTGCAGTTTGGATATTTGGTTTGGTTTTCATTTTACATACTCCTTTTTGGTTAATTGTATATTACTTAAGTTTTTATCATTAATATATTTTAACAATTGATTACCATATCTAATGTCAATCATTTTATCCAAGATTTCTTCATCATGATACCTATTTGAGCATTTTTGAAGAGAATGATAAAATAATGCATCTGAAACAAAATTCAATTCCTGCATTAAATCTAAATCTAATCTTTTAGCCTTAAAAATCCAGAAACCATCTCTTGATGTGATTAACTCATAATCTTCAAAAGCCCTTCCAAGTATTCCAAAATTCTTACCTGAAGGCGGTGAAAAAATACCTTCAGGATGATTATGCAATGAGGCAACATTATAACCCTCAAATTCGTTAATATCAAAAGTTAAATCAACACCATCCAACTTACCCATTGCACATCTGATAATTTCACCAGTTATATAATCAAAATAGATTAAGCACTCGTAACTCAAATTATAAGTCTTTTTAATGAACTCATCAATCGTTTTGAATGCCAAATCGCTAAATTCATCAGGCAAATCCTGCCTCCTGATGGAAGGAAAATAGCCGCATTTCAAATTCCTGTACTTTTCACAAGCCAAATCCAGAGATTCAGTATGCAACATATTATTTTTCAAAGAACTCGTTACTAAAATCAATAATATTAAGAATGAATTTTTAAATTTCATGGGTTAATATTGGATTTAAAAGCGGATAAATCTTGATTTAAAAAATAAAAGGCAAAACATTTAATAAATGAATTTCTGAGGACAATTCTACCCGATGAATATAATATTTACTTCACAATAGAATTCTTAGGAGGGGTTAAAAAAAGTGAGATGAAAAAAATCATCACTAAATGTTTTCCTTGATGATTTTTTTACAGGTTTCGTTGATTTCTTCAGCTCTTTTTGCGTCACGTGACTCAAGAGTGATTCTGACATAGTCTTCAGTTCCGGACGGCCTTACAAGCACCCAGCTGTCATCTTCAAAGGTCAATCTGACTCCGTCTATTGAGTTGATTTCACGGATGTCATCAAAGGCGCCTTTCAAGAGCTCTTCCATATTATCCATTACCCTGATTTTAGCTTCAGCAGAACAGGTAATCTTTTCACGGATATTCGGATAGGACGGTATTTCTGAAAGCAAATCGGATAATTTGCCTTTTTTAGAAACCAGTTCAGCCATTCTAAGACCGGACAATATTCCGTCAGGACACATGCAGAAATCAGGATGCAACCAGGTTCCGGACGGTTCGCCTCCGAATGCTGCGTTTTTCTCGATGATGACTTCGGCCACGTTAACGTCACCGACAGGAGTTCTTATTACTTCCCCTTTAACTGATTCGTCCATGCACAATCCTGCATCAACCGTGGTTACGATGTCGCCTTCGAATTCCTTTGAAATCAATGCCAAAAGTGAGT is drawn from Methanobrevibacter millerae and contains these coding sequences:
- the glmU gene encoding bifunctional sugar-1-phosphate nucleotidylyltransferase/acetyltransferase, encoding MKLKAIILSAGEGSRMRPLTLTKPKTMLPVAGKPIIQYNIEALKSNGIKDILLIVRYKEEIVREYFGDGSKFGVKISYKTQKDFLGTANAISYGEDFTEDSILVLNGDIILDEEIIHEIIDKYNDLKPDTLMVLTEVENPSAFGVVEIEDGNIKNIVEKPSIEEAPSNLVNTGLYVFNKDIFEKIEKTELSERGEYEITDSVSMQIAEGKKVIGHKTDKDWIDVGRPWELIEVNEELIGQLKTQIKGKVENGAHIHGELYLGEGSVIKAGVYIEGNVYIGKNCDVGPNCYIRGNTYFGDNVHVGNAVEIKNSIIMENTNVSHLSYVGDSVIGSNCNIAAGTNIANLRFDNANIKTKIKDSMEDSGRRKLGAIIGDSVKTGINSSFSPGVKVGSNSTIGSNVLLYEDLPSDTRVLLKQTHIVQDKNKDKK
- a CDS encoding rubredoxin; translated protein: MTIYVCLHCEYRFDSEKGDPAYNIPAGATPADMPEGWVCPECAALGIEAFIAEEE